A genomic stretch from Georgenia muralis includes:
- a CDS encoding small basic family protein, with product MLALIGLVVGVVAGVLMDPTVPLWLQPYLPIALVAALDALFGALRAGLDGIFNDRVFVVSFVFNVLVAGFIVFLGDQLGVGAQLTTAVVVVLGIRIFSNAAAIRRHVFKA from the coding sequence GTGCTAGCGCTGATCGGACTGGTCGTGGGGGTCGTCGCCGGGGTGCTCATGGACCCCACCGTGCCCCTGTGGCTCCAGCCCTACCTGCCCATCGCGCTCGTCGCTGCCCTCGACGCCCTTTTCGGGGCGTTGCGCGCCGGCCTTGACGGCATCTTCAACGACCGGGTCTTCGTGGTCTCGTTCGTCTTCAACGTCCTCGTGGCCGGGTTCATCGTCTTCCTCGGCGACCAGCTCGGCGTCGGGGCGCAGCTGACCACCGCCGTCGTCGTGGTCCTCGGGATCCGCATCTTCTCCAACGCCGCGGCGATCCGCCGTCACGTCTTCAAGGCATGA
- a CDS encoding LLM class F420-dependent oxidoreductase has product MRFGMFIPQGWRFDLVGIDESQHWNVMSSLARRADDGGLWESVWVYDHFHTTPVPSEEATHEAWSLMAGLGAVTDRVRIGQMCSCMSYRNPMYLAKVAATVDHISGGRLEMGIGAGWYEHEWRAYGYGFPSAGERLARLDEGVQIFEQAWRTGSATLHGKHYDVDGALCFPLPVQPGGIPLWIAGGGEKVTLRIAAQHARYTNFDGTLEGFTRKSEILAEHCAVQGTDFDQIVRSANYNVTIGRTEADVAAKLDELAARLAPHLGADDLERQLAGFRDLPAFGTPEQIVEKLLALREAGMTYGIFYFPDAAYTTESIELFEHEVMPALAGVRSWED; this is encoded by the coding sequence ATGCGGTTCGGGATGTTCATCCCGCAGGGCTGGCGCTTCGACCTCGTCGGGATCGACGAGTCGCAGCACTGGAACGTCATGTCCTCCCTCGCCAGGCGCGCCGACGACGGCGGCCTGTGGGAGTCGGTGTGGGTGTACGACCACTTCCACACCACCCCCGTGCCCAGCGAGGAGGCGACGCACGAGGCCTGGTCCCTCATGGCGGGCCTCGGCGCGGTGACCGACCGGGTCCGGATCGGGCAGATGTGCAGCTGCATGAGCTACCGCAACCCCATGTACCTGGCCAAGGTGGCGGCGACGGTCGACCACATCAGCGGGGGCCGCCTGGAGATGGGGATCGGCGCGGGGTGGTACGAGCACGAGTGGCGTGCCTACGGCTACGGCTTCCCGTCCGCGGGCGAGCGGCTGGCGCGGCTCGACGAAGGTGTGCAGATCTTCGAGCAGGCGTGGCGCACGGGCTCGGCCACCCTCCACGGCAAGCACTACGACGTCGACGGCGCCCTGTGCTTCCCCCTGCCCGTCCAGCCCGGCGGGATCCCGCTGTGGATCGCCGGCGGCGGGGAGAAGGTCACGCTGCGCATCGCCGCCCAGCACGCGCGGTACACCAACTTCGACGGGACCCTCGAGGGCTTCACCCGCAAGAGCGAGATCCTCGCCGAGCACTGCGCCGTCCAGGGCACGGACTTCGACCAGATCGTCCGCTCGGCGAACTACAACGTCACGATCGGACGCACCGAGGCGGACGTGGCGGCCAAGCTCGACGAGCTGGCCGCCCGGCTCGCGCCCCACCTGGGCGCCGATGACCTCGAGCGGCAGCTCGCGGGCTTCCGGGACCTGCCGGCCTTCGGCACTCCCGAGCAGATCGTGGAGAAGCTCCTGGCGCTGCGCGAGGCCGGCATGACCTACGGGATCTTCTACTTCCCGGACGCGGCCTACACCACGGAGAGCATCGAGCTCTTCGAGCACGAGGTGATGCCGGCCCTGGCCGGGGTGCGCTCCTGGGAGGACTGA
- a CDS encoding CDP-alcohol phosphatidyltransferase family protein, whose amino-acid sequence MSSQAPRERTRTAAPSERVWTVPNAISGVRLLLVPVFAVLIFTGRDVAAIVVLVVAGASDWLDGVIARRFDQTSRVGQLLDPAADRLYIFVTLIGLGWREVVPWWLVLVIAARDVFLAGMIPTLSRHGYGPLPVHLAGKAGTFALMYSFPLLLLAGRPGTLGDVASTVGWASALWGVGLYWFAALLYLEQVVRIVREDRAA is encoded by the coding sequence GTGAGCAGCCAGGCCCCCCGGGAGCGGACTCGGACCGCCGCCCCGAGCGAGAGGGTCTGGACCGTGCCCAACGCCATCTCGGGCGTGCGGCTGCTCCTCGTGCCGGTCTTCGCGGTGCTGATCTTCACCGGTCGTGACGTCGCGGCGATCGTCGTCCTCGTCGTCGCCGGTGCCAGCGACTGGCTCGACGGCGTCATCGCCCGCCGGTTCGACCAGACCAGCCGCGTAGGTCAGCTCCTCGACCCCGCCGCGGACCGGCTCTACATCTTCGTCACCCTCATCGGTCTTGGGTGGCGCGAGGTCGTGCCGTGGTGGCTCGTCCTGGTCATCGCCGCCCGCGACGTCTTCCTCGCGGGGATGATCCCCACGCTCAGCCGCCACGGGTACGGGCCGCTGCCCGTCCACCTCGCGGGCAAGGCGGGCACCTTCGCGCTCATGTACTCCTTCCCCCTCCTGCTGCTCGCGGGCCGCCCCGGCACGCTCGGAGACGTCGCCAGCACGGTCGGCTGGGCGTCGGCGCTGTGGGGCGTGGGCCTGTACTGGTTCGCGGCGCTGCTCTACCTCGAGCAGGTGGTGCGCATCGTGCGTGAGGACCGGGCCGCGTGA
- a CDS encoding bifunctional nuclease family protein, which yields MREMVVLGVRVSVPGNEVVVVLGEPGGTVVLPIVIGPREGAAIASAQAGLVPPRPLTHDLLVSILQTLGATVVEVRVTRVVDGIFHAELVLSAGQVVDARPSDAIAVALRVHCPVLCEDDLLEVAGVPVADAGLETAEDQGEMASEMEEFRAFLAEVEPEDFGRPAGEGEPGAGPDDAPGPDDAPGPDDAPGPDDAPGPDGDAPGPVTWDDDADGPGPEAGPPRAPGAG from the coding sequence ATGCGCGAGATGGTGGTGCTCGGCGTGCGGGTGAGCGTCCCGGGGAACGAGGTCGTCGTCGTCCTGGGCGAGCCCGGCGGAACCGTGGTGCTGCCCATCGTCATCGGTCCCCGTGAGGGCGCGGCCATCGCTTCGGCGCAGGCCGGATTGGTCCCCCCGCGTCCCCTGACCCACGACCTCCTCGTCTCGATCCTGCAGACCCTCGGCGCGACCGTGGTGGAGGTGCGGGTCACCCGGGTGGTCGACGGCATCTTCCACGCCGAGCTCGTCCTCTCGGCGGGACAGGTGGTCGACGCCCGGCCCTCGGACGCCATCGCCGTGGCCCTGCGGGTCCACTGCCCGGTGCTGTGCGAGGACGACCTCCTCGAGGTGGCGGGCGTGCCGGTCGCCGACGCCGGGCTGGAGACGGCCGAGGACCAGGGCGAGATGGCCAGCGAGATGGAGGAGTTCCGCGCCTTCCTCGCCGAGGTCGAGCCGGAGGACTTCGGCCGGCCGGCCGGCGAGGGCGAACCGGGCGCCGGGCCGGACGACGCCCCTGGGCCGGACGACGCCCCTGGGCCGGACGACGCTCCTGGACCGGACGACGCTCCTGGACCGGACGGGGACGCTCCCGGGCCGGTGACCTGGGACGACGACGCGGACGGGCCCGGCCCCGAGGCCGGACCGCCGCGCGCACCAGGAGCGGGATGA
- a CDS encoding ornithine carbamoyltransferase has protein sequence MPHPRSLLSLLDLQRIDLERLWLASAGWKDQRSRRRSRFADRRVATIFDGPAFRTRLAFDSAIDAVGAHRVDLPVVLGEREPIEDTAAILSGAVDAVVVRSTSHGALGALAEACEVPVINAMSDAGHPVEVFSEAFSVLERLGPLDDVVLTFVGEATNMLRSWAELTVPFAIEVRQLCPPGHSLEQDLREDLAARGQRGSVRVLHDVEEAVTGAHVVYTDAWPAAARSVGRRRLSFEPYRVTTEMLDIAGPQALLMHAMPVRRGDEVTADAFADPRSITLAAKRNLSATHAAIVERALEG, from the coding sequence GTGCCGCACCCCCGCAGCCTCCTGAGCCTCCTCGACCTCCAGCGCATCGACCTCGAACGTCTCTGGCTCGCCTCTGCGGGGTGGAAGGACCAGCGTTCGCGGCGCCGCTCGCGGTTCGCCGACCGACGGGTCGCCACGATCTTCGACGGCCCGGCCTTCCGGACGCGACTCGCCTTCGACAGCGCCATCGACGCCGTCGGCGCCCACCGGGTGGACCTGCCGGTCGTGCTCGGCGAGCGCGAACCGATCGAGGACACCGCCGCCATCCTCTCCGGGGCGGTCGATGCCGTCGTCGTGCGCTCCACGTCCCACGGCGCGCTCGGTGCGCTCGCCGAGGCGTGCGAGGTCCCGGTCATCAACGCGATGAGCGACGCGGGTCACCCGGTGGAGGTCTTCTCCGAGGCGTTCAGCGTGCTCGAGCGTCTCGGCCCCCTCGACGACGTCGTCCTGACGTTCGTCGGCGAGGCCACGAACATGCTCCGGTCGTGGGCCGAGCTGACGGTGCCCTTCGCCATCGAGGTGCGCCAGCTCTGCCCGCCGGGGCACAGCCTGGAGCAGGACCTGCGTGAGGATCTCGCCGCCCGCGGCCAGCGGGGGAGCGTCCGGGTCCTGCACGACGTCGAGGAGGCGGTCACGGGCGCCCACGTCGTCTACACCGACGCCTGGCCCGCGGCGGCACGCTCGGTCGGCCGGCGGCGGCTCTCCTTCGAGCCGTACCGCGTCACCACCGAGATGCTCGACATCGCCGGCCCCCAGGCCCTGCTCATGCACGCGATGCCCGTGCGGCGCGGGGACGAGGTCACCGCGGACGCCTTCGCCGACCCCCGCTCCATCACCCTCGCCGCCAAGCGCAACCTCTCCGCCACGCACGCGGCGATCGTCGAGCGCGCACTGGAGGGCTGA
- a CDS encoding ribonuclease H family protein — MAGTWSTQTELGAAYALTARQVGTHLAALGLKEGARASEDAVTDGLAREATLRDGTGFFVWHTERVTALLAGRGLTRAPGGAGAPAAGRGAARTAGASGGAPARGAVPADGATRPNGHDRVVATDGSALGNPGPTGWAWVDQTTGETGSGGLAHGTNNIGELLALREALRHAGPEGDLLVRADSQYVINIATRWAVGWRRRGWRKGDGKVPENLEIVQDILVALEAREGRTDFEWVRGHAGDEHNERADALANAAARAARG; from the coding sequence GTGGCAGGGACCTGGTCGACGCAGACGGAGCTGGGTGCCGCGTACGCGCTCACCGCGCGGCAGGTGGGCACCCACCTCGCCGCCCTCGGGCTGAAGGAAGGCGCCCGGGCGAGCGAGGACGCGGTGACCGACGGGCTCGCCCGCGAGGCGACGCTCCGCGACGGCACAGGGTTCTTCGTGTGGCACACCGAGCGGGTCACCGCCCTCCTGGCCGGGCGAGGGCTCACCCGCGCCCCCGGTGGCGCGGGAGCGCCCGCCGCCGGGCGCGGAGCGGCGCGCACCGCCGGGGCGAGCGGCGGGGCGCCGGCACGCGGCGCCGTCCCGGCGGACGGTGCGACGCGGCCGAACGGTCACGACCGCGTGGTGGCCACCGACGGCTCGGCGCTGGGCAACCCGGGCCCGACGGGGTGGGCGTGGGTGGACCAGACCACGGGGGAGACCGGCTCGGGCGGGCTGGCCCACGGCACCAACAACATCGGCGAGCTGCTCGCGCTGCGCGAGGCGCTGCGCCACGCCGGGCCCGAGGGCGACCTCCTCGTCCGTGCGGACTCGCAGTACGTCATCAACATCGCCACGAGATGGGCGGTCGGCTGGCGGCGGCGCGGCTGGCGCAAGGGGGACGGCAAGGTCCCGGAGAACCTCGAGATCGTCCAGGACATCCTCGTCGCCCTGGAGGCCCGCGAGGGGCGGACGGACTTCGAGTGGGTGCGCGGCCACGCCGGCGACGAGCACAACGAGCGTGCCGACGCCCTCGCCAACGCCGCCGCGCGGGCCGCCCGCGGGTAG
- a CDS encoding DUF881 domain-containing protein, whose amino-acid sequence MSTTRHGENRPDRAPDQAAGRSQGGADGGPERVAGDAGQGHAAPARAGARGARALLVPRWSPTHVVGALLCVALGFAVVAQVSQTQDDVLTGMRQDDLVRLLDDLNQRNAELTDEQEGLRQDLAELRSSTSSRQAAQEAAEEQARVQGVLAGTLPVRGPGVVLTIRDPEDGVRAQHLVTILEEMRNAGVEAVELSGQRLTASSWILDGEDGIVVDGVALEQPWTWTAIGDPDVVSVALGIPGGALATVRAAGATVVLREVEEVEITAVRTLDEPEFAEPAAPTG is encoded by the coding sequence ATGAGCACGACCAGGCACGGGGAGAACCGTCCGGACCGGGCGCCGGACCAGGCGGCGGGCCGGTCGCAGGGCGGCGCCGACGGTGGCCCCGAGCGGGTGGCCGGCGACGCGGGACAGGGCCACGCCGCTCCCGCCCGGGCGGGCGCCCGTGGCGCCCGGGCCCTGCTGGTTCCCCGGTGGAGCCCGACGCACGTCGTCGGCGCGCTGCTGTGCGTGGCCCTCGGCTTCGCCGTGGTCGCCCAGGTGAGCCAGACCCAGGACGACGTGCTCACCGGGATGCGTCAGGACGACCTCGTCCGGCTGCTCGACGACCTCAACCAGCGCAACGCCGAGCTCACCGACGAGCAGGAGGGGCTGCGCCAGGACCTCGCGGAGCTGCGCTCGAGCACGAGCTCGCGCCAGGCGGCCCAGGAGGCCGCCGAGGAGCAGGCCCGGGTGCAGGGTGTGCTGGCCGGCACCCTGCCGGTGCGCGGGCCCGGGGTGGTGCTGACGATCCGCGACCCCGAGGACGGCGTCCGCGCGCAGCACCTCGTGACGATCCTCGAGGAGATGCGCAACGCCGGCGTGGAGGCCGTGGAGCTCTCCGGGCAGCGGCTGACCGCCAGCAGCTGGATCCTCGACGGCGAGGACGGCATCGTCGTCGACGGCGTCGCCCTCGAGCAGCCCTGGACCTGGACGGCGATCGGGGACCCCGACGTCGTCTCGGTCGCCCTGGGGATCCCCGGTGGTGCGCTCGCCACGGTCCGGGCGGCGGGTGCGACCGTCGTGCTGCGCGAGGTCGAGGAGGTCGAGATCACCGCCGTCCGCACGCTCGACGAGCCCGAGTTCGCCGAACCGGCCGCGCCGACGGGGTGA
- a CDS encoding DUF4126 domain-containing protein, translated as MLELMTGSGMAMAAGLNAYVPLIALGLLSRFSDLLALPAGWSWLESTPALVVLGVLLVVEVVADKIPAVDSVNDVIQTAVRPTAGGIVFAAGSASQTQAVPDPSTLLQDWQWVPVVLGVLLALTTHAAKSLSRPVVNTATAGVGAPVASTVEDVSAVGLVLVAVLVPVLVTVLAVVVLVLAVLAVRRWLAARSRARHEAPL; from the coding sequence GTGCTCGAGCTGATGACCGGGTCCGGGATGGCGATGGCCGCCGGCCTCAACGCCTACGTGCCGCTGATCGCCCTCGGGCTGCTCTCACGCTTCTCCGACCTGCTCGCCCTCCCGGCGGGGTGGTCGTGGCTGGAGTCGACCCCGGCGCTGGTGGTGCTGGGCGTCCTCCTCGTCGTCGAGGTCGTCGCCGACAAGATCCCCGCGGTCGACTCGGTGAACGACGTCATCCAGACGGCGGTGCGCCCGACCGCCGGGGGGATCGTCTTCGCCGCGGGCTCCGCGTCGCAGACCCAGGCCGTGCCCGACCCCTCGACCCTGCTGCAGGACTGGCAGTGGGTGCCGGTCGTGCTGGGAGTGCTGCTGGCGCTGACGACCCACGCCGCGAAGTCCCTGTCCCGCCCGGTGGTCAACACCGCGACCGCCGGAGTCGGCGCGCCGGTCGCCTCCACCGTCGAGGACGTCTCCGCGGTCGGCCTGGTGCTCGTGGCCGTGCTCGTCCCCGTCCTCGTGACGGTGCTGGCGGTCGTGGTCCTCGTCCTGGCGGTCCTGGCGGTGCGCAGGTGGCTCGCCGCCCGCTCGCGCGCGAGGCACGAGGCCCCCCTCTAG
- a CDS encoding MerR family transcriptional regulator, with protein sequence MSPAAGPAAAAGPRREDHPGAPAREQTWPQGVSHEATMSIGAVLAVLQPEFPAVTVSKLRFLEEQGLVTPRRTGSGYRKYSRADVERLRYALTAQRDSYLPLRVIRDQLADLDAGRSVEHPSHARVVTRDGELVAPAAGARVSAAEICELTGAGEAEVDEMASAGLIIADARGRFPGRSVQVVQAALSLARHGISPRHLRSVRTAAEREADLIDQVVAPLRAQRSGAARERGAAQAAELAELYATLHAELVRAAVDQLG encoded by the coding sequence GTGAGCCCCGCCGCAGGACCCGCCGCGGCCGCCGGGCCGCGCCGGGAGGACCACCCGGGCGCGCCGGCGCGGGAGCAGACCTGGCCCCAGGGCGTCTCCCACGAGGCGACCATGAGCATCGGCGCGGTGCTGGCCGTCCTCCAGCCCGAGTTCCCGGCGGTGACGGTCTCCAAGCTGCGCTTCCTCGAGGAGCAGGGCCTGGTGACCCCGCGGCGCACCGGGTCCGGGTACCGCAAGTACTCCCGTGCCGACGTCGAGCGGCTGCGGTACGCCCTGACGGCGCAGCGCGACTCCTACCTGCCGTTGCGCGTCATCCGTGACCAGCTCGCCGACCTCGACGCCGGACGCAGCGTCGAGCACCCCTCCCACGCCCGCGTCGTCACCCGTGACGGCGAGCTCGTGGCACCGGCCGCCGGGGCGCGGGTCAGCGCCGCGGAGATCTGTGAGCTCACCGGTGCCGGCGAGGCCGAGGTGGACGAGATGGCCTCGGCGGGCCTCATCATCGCCGACGCCCGGGGCCGGTTCCCGGGACGCTCGGTCCAGGTGGTCCAGGCCGCCCTCTCGCTCGCGCGGCACGGCATCAGCCCCCGCCACCTGCGTTCGGTCCGCACCGCGGCCGAGCGCGAGGCGGACCTCATCGACCAGGTGGTCGCCCCCCTCCGGGCGCAGCGTTCGGGTGCGGCACGCGAGCGCGGTGCGGCGCAGGCCGCCGAGCTGGCCGAGCTCTACGCCACGCTGCACGCCGAGCTCGTGCGGGCGGCGGTCGACCAGCTCGGCTGA
- a CDS encoding DUF881 domain-containing protein, which yields MSLLRELLDNPLDAGYRTAPRSPESGPGRPLTWRQVIVVVAAIVIGAGAVWSARELRAPEGTVTARTVLLDQIVERRAVGDELQAANESRQIEIEELRAAALEGADQELLDELAVLGVASGMSRVSGPGIVVELTDSEAAQAGEAGTEEERVKDIDLQVLVNGLWASGAEAIAVDGQRLSSTSAIRAAGQTILVNLAPVASPYTVEVVGDPVELQTRLARTVAGAHLGVLRSSFGIRSEITVAGELVLSAPTLSELRYAEPLGGEATAASDVGAQSPGAPTQGRPGPTDEEGD from the coding sequence ATGTCGCTCCTGCGCGAGCTGCTCGACAACCCGCTCGACGCCGGCTACCGCACCGCACCCCGCAGCCCGGAGTCCGGGCCGGGCCGCCCGCTCACGTGGCGCCAGGTCATCGTGGTGGTCGCGGCGATCGTCATCGGCGCCGGTGCCGTGTGGTCGGCCCGCGAGCTGCGGGCCCCCGAGGGCACGGTGACCGCCCGCACCGTGCTCCTCGACCAGATCGTCGAGCGCCGCGCCGTCGGTGACGAGCTGCAGGCCGCCAACGAGAGCCGGCAGATCGAGATCGAGGAGCTGCGCGCCGCCGCGCTCGAGGGCGCCGACCAGGAGCTGCTGGATGAGCTCGCGGTGCTGGGGGTGGCGTCCGGGATGTCCCGGGTCTCCGGACCGGGGATCGTCGTCGAGCTCACCGACTCCGAGGCGGCGCAGGCGGGCGAGGCCGGCACGGAGGAGGAACGGGTCAAGGACATCGACCTCCAGGTCCTCGTCAACGGCCTCTGGGCCTCGGGCGCGGAGGCGATCGCCGTCGACGGCCAGCGGCTGAGCTCGACGAGCGCGATCCGCGCGGCGGGGCAGACGATCCTCGTCAACCTCGCCCCCGTGGCCTCCCCGTACACGGTGGAGGTCGTCGGCGACCCCGTGGAGCTGCAGACCCGGCTCGCGCGCACGGTGGCCGGGGCCCACCTCGGTGTGCTCCGCTCGAGCTTCGGGATCCGTTCGGAGATCACGGTCGCCGGCGAGCTCGTCCTCTCCGCGCCGACCCTGTCGGAGCTGAGGTACGCCGAACCGCTCGGCGGTGAGGCCACCGCGGCCTCCGACGTCGGGGCACAATCACCGGGGGCGCCGACGCAGGGGCGCCCGGGTCCCACCGACGAAGAGGGAGACTGA
- a CDS encoding elongation factor G, whose amino-acid sequence MDDVVTSAIRNVVLVGHAGSGKTSLAEALLFRAGATARLGRVDDGTSLLDADPEETRRHQTLSLALAAVPWTTANGETCKINLLDTPGHDDFTQVVDTALEVADLAVVVVSAVEGVQAGDERVWARCRELGLARMIFVTKEDKPSADFESVLADLRARLGERLFPLELPIGEQQDFRGVADVLFDIAHLYDAEGHETTAPVPADVEEIERIRHEELVEEVVSGDDDQLERYLSGDEPAPADVERTLRRAVGASAIFPVLVGSATTGAGVDRLGDFICEIGPSPDMHPTEVLVGGEPTAVPADPGGEPLVHVFRTVADQFVGQISLLKVLSGTVRGDERLTNTSTGADERLHGLFTLRGREHLDVRSVVAGDLAAVAKLGDSPTRTLLARPGRPVALPARPTPEAGYTLGVRPLTQSDDDKLTDALRRLAAEDPALTVTQDEESGQTLLTAVGDTHLAVALERLERKFGVRVETEDVKVAYRETIAGPVEVEGKLKKQSGGHGQFAVVRLVVSPAERGTGLVFIDSIVGGAIPRNYLPAVEHGVQDALLAGGPNGHRLTDLRVECVDGKYHSVDSSDMAFRTAAGLGVAQALQQAGSLVLEPVSAVTVTVPVASQGDVLADLAGRRGRVVDTGTGADGEGVIEAHVPTAELRRYAIDLRALTGGRGTYRAVHDHYDPVPAHLTAATRTTVGAAR is encoded by the coding sequence ATGGACGACGTCGTCACCTCAGCCATCCGCAACGTGGTCCTGGTCGGCCACGCGGGCAGCGGCAAGACCTCCCTCGCCGAGGCGTTGCTCTTCCGTGCCGGCGCGACGGCCCGCCTGGGGCGCGTGGACGACGGCACCTCGCTGCTCGACGCCGACCCCGAGGAGACCCGGCGCCACCAGACCCTCTCGCTCGCCCTGGCGGCCGTGCCGTGGACGACCGCGAACGGCGAGACCTGCAAGATCAACCTCCTGGACACCCCCGGCCACGACGACTTCACCCAGGTGGTCGACACGGCGCTCGAGGTGGCCGACCTCGCCGTCGTCGTCGTCTCCGCGGTGGAGGGCGTCCAGGCGGGCGACGAGCGGGTGTGGGCCCGCTGCCGGGAGCTCGGCCTGGCCCGGATGATCTTCGTGACCAAGGAGGACAAGCCCAGCGCGGACTTCGAGTCCGTCCTGGCCGACCTGCGCGCCCGCCTGGGCGAGCGGCTGTTCCCCCTCGAGCTTCCCATCGGGGAGCAGCAGGACTTCCGCGGCGTCGCCGACGTGCTCTTCGACATCGCTCACCTCTACGACGCCGAGGGGCACGAGACCACCGCGCCGGTACCCGCCGACGTCGAGGAGATCGAGCGGATCCGCCACGAGGAGCTCGTCGAGGAGGTCGTCAGCGGCGACGACGACCAGCTCGAGCGCTACCTCTCCGGCGACGAGCCGGCCCCCGCGGACGTCGAGCGCACCCTGCGCCGGGCAGTCGGGGCCTCGGCGATCTTCCCGGTCCTCGTGGGTTCGGCCACCACCGGCGCCGGGGTGGACCGGCTCGGGGACTTCATCTGCGAGATCGGCCCCTCGCCGGACATGCACCCCACCGAGGTCCTCGTCGGCGGCGAGCCCACCGCGGTGCCGGCCGACCCCGGCGGGGAGCCCCTCGTCCACGTCTTCCGCACCGTCGCCGACCAGTTCGTCGGGCAGATCTCGCTCCTCAAGGTCCTCTCGGGGACCGTGCGCGGCGACGAGCGCCTCACCAACACCTCCACCGGCGCGGACGAGCGGCTCCACGGCCTGTTCACCCTGCGGGGGCGCGAGCACCTGGACGTCCGCTCGGTCGTGGCCGGCGACCTCGCCGCCGTCGCCAAGCTCGGTGACTCCCCCACCCGTACCCTCCTGGCCCGGCCCGGCCGTCCGGTGGCCCTGCCGGCCCGGCCCACCCCCGAGGCGGGCTACACCCTCGGGGTGCGCCCGCTCACCCAGTCCGACGACGACAAGCTCACCGACGCCCTGCGCCGCCTCGCCGCCGAGGACCCGGCGCTGACCGTGACCCAGGACGAGGAGTCGGGGCAGACCCTGCTCACCGCGGTCGGGGACACCCACCTGGCGGTCGCGCTCGAGCGCCTCGAGCGCAAGTTCGGCGTGCGGGTCGAGACGGAGGACGTCAAGGTCGCCTACCGCGAGACCATCGCGGGGCCGGTCGAGGTGGAGGGCAAGCTCAAGAAGCAGTCCGGCGGGCACGGCCAGTTCGCCGTGGTGCGCCTCGTGGTCTCCCCCGCCGAGCGTGGCACGGGCCTGGTCTTCATCGACTCCATCGTCGGCGGTGCGATCCCGCGCAACTACCTGCCCGCCGTCGAGCACGGGGTGCAGGACGCCCTCCTCGCGGGCGGGCCGAACGGGCACCGCCTGACCGACCTGCGCGTCGAGTGCGTCGACGGCAAGTACCACTCGGTCGACTCCTCCGACATGGCGTTCCGGACCGCCGCGGGCCTGGGCGTGGCCCAGGCGCTGCAGCAGGCCGGCTCGCTCGTGCTCGAGCCGGTCTCCGCCGTCACGGTCACGGTCCCGGTCGCCAGCCAGGGCGACGTCCTGGCGGACCTGGCCGGCCGGCGCGGACGCGTCGTGGACACCGGCACCGGCGCCGACGGCGAGGGCGTCATCGAGGCCCACGTGCCCACCGCCGAGCTGCGCCGCTACGCCATCGACCTGCGGGCCCTGACCGGCGGCCGCGGCACCTACCGGGCGGTGCACGACCACTACGACCCCGTGCCCGCCCACCTCACCGCCGCCACCCGCACGACGGTCGGGGCCGCCCGCTGA
- a CDS encoding FHA domain-containing protein, giving the protein MTSTPEQPGREPADRPDVTTTARFGAVGHEPDTELLSRGLNPDDAAAVEALPPASALLIVQRGPNAGARFLLDAERTTAGRHPSSDIFLDDVTVSRKHAEFIAVDGGFVVRDVGSLNGTYVNRERIDTATLRAGDEVQIGKYRLTYHPSPQRGDGADAR; this is encoded by the coding sequence ATGACCAGCACCCCGGAGCAGCCCGGCCGTGAGCCCGCGGACCGCCCGGACGTGACCACGACCGCCCGGTTCGGAGCCGTGGGCCACGAGCCCGACACCGAGCTGCTGAGCCGCGGGCTCAACCCCGACGACGCCGCGGCGGTCGAGGCGCTCCCGCCGGCCTCCGCGCTGCTCATCGTCCAGCGGGGCCCCAACGCCGGCGCCCGGTTCCTCCTCGACGCCGAGCGCACCACCGCCGGGCGGCACCCGAGCTCGGACATCTTCCTCGACGACGTCACCGTCTCGCGCAAGCACGCCGAGTTCATCGCCGTCGACGGCGGGTTCGTCGTGCGCGACGTCGGCAGCCTCAACGGCACGTACGTCAACCGTGAGCGGATCGACACCGCGACCCTGCGGGCGGGCGACGAGGTCCAGATCGGCAAGTACCGACTCACCTACCACCCCAGCCCCCAGCGCGGCGACGGCGCAGACGCCCGGTGA
- a CDS encoding MerR family transcriptional regulator → MLFGDTLPDLDQDTGYRGPTACRAAGITYRQLDYWARTGLVEPSIRGAKGSGSQRLYSFRDILVLKVVKRLLDTGVSLQQIRSAITALKERGVEDLAQITLMSDGASVYECTSADEVIDLVQGGQGVFGIAVGRVWREVEGDLAQLPTERAHDEEVPDVEDELARRRAARNAV, encoded by the coding sequence ATGCTCTTCGGGGACACCCTGCCCGACCTCGACCAGGACACGGGCTACCGCGGGCCGACCGCCTGCCGCGCTGCGGGCATCACCTACCGCCAGCTCGACTACTGGGCCCGCACCGGACTGGTCGAGCCGAGCATCCGTGGCGCCAAGGGCTCGGGCAGCCAGCGCCTGTACAGCTTCCGGGACATCCTCGTGCTCAAGGTCGTCAAGCGGCTGCTCGACACCGGGGTCTCCCTCCAGCAGATCCGGTCCGCCATCACCGCGCTCAAGGAGCGCGGGGTGGAGGACCTCGCGCAGATCACCCTCATGAGCGACGGCGCCTCGGTCTACGAGTGCACCTCCGCCGACGAGGTCATCGACCTCGTCCAGGGCGGCCAGGGCGTCTTCGGCATCGCGGTCGGACGCGTGTGGCGGGAGGTCGAGGGCGACCTCGCCCAGCTGCCCACGGAGCGCGCCCACGACGAGGAGGTCCCCGACGTCGAGGACGAGTTGGCCCGCCGCCGCGCGGCCCGCAACGCGGTCTGA